CGATGAATTTCCGCTTGAGGCAATTCCCGATCGAAGCGCTGTGGGATACCGTTTAATGCGGGAGCTTGAGCGCTTAAAAGTGGTCCATATTTAAGGGCATCAGATCGGTTTTTCCGGGGCCATTTCGCGGTCTTTTTATACGAAATGGGATTCATTTTGCTGTGGCTGTGCTAAAATTATAGCCTGTTGACGCACAAAAAGTGGCCTGTTCCACATCATAATAAACCCAAAAAACGAGGAAATAATGCGATTAACACCAAGACTTAACCGGAAAATAACGTTGCTGTGGACGCTGCTGTTTTTAAGCGTTACGGCGAGCAGTCTGGAGGCAAAAACGGTGGAAAAAGAGATCTACGGACGCTATGAAACCATGAGCATTGTGGATTTTAACGGCGTGAATGTATCGGCAAAGATGGATACCGGCGCGCTCACCGCATCACTCCATGCCGAAAATATCGAATTTTTCACCAAAAATAACGACGACTGGGTGCGTTTTACCACTCGCATTAATGAGATGGAGCTTGGGCCTTATGAATTCCCACTCCATAAAGTGAGTCGAGTCAAACGGCGCCAAGAAGAGAAAAGTCCAAGCAAAGTAAAATCGGCAAAACGCCCAGTGATTCTACTCACGCTCTGCCTTGGCAATCAACAAAAAGAGGTGGAGGTAAATTTGGCCAATCGCTCAAATTTAAACTATCCCCTCTTAATCGGTTCGAAAGCGCTCCGCTCCTTTAAGGCGATTGTGGACGTTTCCGAGAAATATACTCATCCGCTTCAGTGTAACGAATAAACGAGACCCCTTATGAAATCTTTAACGCGACACTTAAAAATCCTAATCACACTCCTTTTAATTGTGGGGCTAGGAACCATCTATTATGAGCATAAAGTGCTTGAAATTCCGATGACGGAAGATACCGAATCTGAGCTTTGGACCATCGATGCGAAGCTCTCCTATCAAGTGCCTGGAAACGTCGGCGTGACCGCGCGTTTTTATGTGCCTGATACCTTTAAAAATTATGAACTCTATACCGATAGTTTAGTGAGCTCGAAAGAGTATGGCCGCGTCATCGAGGAGGATGATTTGGGCAATAAGATCGCTCACTATTCCGTGCGCCGTGCGGAAGGGACGGAAACGCTCTACTATCGTCTCTCGCTTGCGTCTAAAATGGGGGTTGATGAAACGCCTTTTAAATATGATGCGCGTGCGGGGAAAGTCTATCAAGATAAAATTGCGCTCGAAGGGGCGGATAAGCTCGCGGCAACGGCGTTAGTTGAAGCGATTCGTAGCCGATCATCCAATACCGCAACCTTTATTAGTGAGGCAATTGTCGCGCTCACACAGACTGATAATGATCAGGTGAAAGCGCTCCTAAAAGGGGATGACTCGCCAGCGAATCGGGCAAAAGTGTTAAAAGTCTTGCTCTCTCAAGCGCACATTCCGGTGCAGCGCGTCAACACCATTCAATTGATCGATAGTACCAATCAAAAGCCCGAAATTTGGGTACGCAGCTATATCGAATCGAGTAAGCGCGATGAAGCGAGCAAAAAAGTAGTGACGCAAGGCAAATGGGTCTACTTTGATTTAACTAGCGGGAAAATTGGCCTGCCACACGACCGCATTATCTGGTCAATTGGTGATGAGCCACTCTTAAGTGTCGCCAATGGCACCAAAGTGAAACTTGAATTTAACGTCGATAATAAAGCGCTCTCAGCGATCACTTTAGCCAGCAGTACCGCCGATAAAGAGGGCTATTTAGCCAACTCACTTTACAGCCTGCCGGTCAAAATGCATCACGATTATGAGGTGATGATTATGATTCCGTTTGGTGTATTGGTGGTGTTACTGGTACGCAATATTATCGGTTTCCAAACGCTCGGAACCTTTACCCCGGTCTTAATCGCGCTTGCTTTTAGAGAAACGGGGCTCTCCTACGGGATTATTCTCTTTACCGTGATTGTGACGCTCGGGCTGTCGCTAAGGTCCTATCTTGAACATCTCAAATTACAGATGCTCTCGAGGCTCTCGGTGGTGCTCACCTTTGTGGTGATTTTAATCGGCGTCTTAACCATCTTTAGTTACAAAATGGGAATTGAGAGCGGGCTTGCGATCAGTCTCTTCCCGATGGTGATTTTAACCATGACGATCGAACGCCTTTCAATTACATGGGAAGAGCGCGGTGGCGGGAATGCCTTTAAAATTGCGATCGGCACTTTAATTTCAGCCTCAATGGCCTTTGCATTGATGGGCTATCGTCCGCTTATTTACTTTGTCTTCACTTTCCCTGGTATCTTGCTTGTCCTTGTGGCCTTTATGCTGGCGATGGGACGTTATCGCGGTTATCGCTTAACGGAATTAGGGCGCTTTAGCGCGATGATTCGTCAAGAGAAAGAGGCGGAAGCAAAACGCCTTGAAGCGGAGAAAGAGCATGAGGAGAAAGCGTAATGTTTTCGATGATTAAAACGTGGCGAGCGCTTAAAGCGCGGGGTGTCATGGGGATTAATCAGCGAAATGCGGAATATGTGCTTCAGTACAATAACCGCCGCTACTATCCCTATGTTGATGATAAAATCGTCACCAAAGAGCGCGCGCTCATCTATGAGGTCAATGTGCCTGAGATGTATGGCGTGATCTCAAGCGAAAGTGAGATTAAATATCTGCCAAAAATCATTGGCGATCGTACGGAATTTGTCATTAAACCAGCGCAAGGCGCGGGGGGTGATGGAATTTTAGTGATTGCCGATAAGTTCGATGATTATCGTTATAAAACGGTTTCGGGGCGCTTAATTACCATTGATGAAATTGAGTATCAGATCTCATCGATTTTAACCGGGCTCTATTCGCTCGGCGGCATGCGCGATCGGGCGCTGATTGAGTATAAAGTCACCTCCGATCCAATCTTTAAAAGCATCAGTTATGAGGGCGTGCCGGACATTCGCATCATTGTCTTGATGGGATATCCCGTGATGGCGATGTTGCGCCTTCCGACCCGTCAATCAGGTGGGAAAGCGAATCTTCACCAAGGGGCGATCGGTGTGGGCGTTGATATTGCGACAGGCACAACGCTTAAAGGCACGTGGCTCAATGAGATTATTACCCGTCATCCTGATACCAATAATGATGTAAGCGGCGTTGCGCTTCCCGACTGGGACGGCTTTTTAGAGCTCGCAACGGGCTGTTATGAGATCTCAAAGCTTGGCTATATCGGTGTGGATATGGTGCTCGATGAAGAGAAAGGGCCGCTCATTTTAGAGATTAATGCGCGCCCAGGTCTTAATATCCAGATCGCCAATAATGCAGGGTTAGCGGCTCGTACCTATCGGGTAGAGAAGCATCTTGAAGAGCTTAAAGCCGCGGGCATAGAGAAAGAGAGCGTCAAAGAGCGCGTCGCTTTTTCCAAAGAGTGGTTTGATGCTAAAAACACGTTTTAAGCCATCACTTGAACTATGATAAAAACACCTGATAAAACCGGCGTTAAACGTCGGTTTTTTTATGCCCATACAGCCCTCTGTAGAGATAATATCATTTGATAGTCATTATCATTTAAAGTAAGCTATTGAGACCTTTTTATATTTTTTCCCTGATTCCTCGGCGCCATATCTATGAAGTTACTCGATTATTTTGAAGCCCTTATTCAGCCCTTTAAAAACACCGATGATGTTGCGCCTCCGACGACGCTGTTTCAATTCTACTGGTTCTATATGCGCCAGATTAAACCGCTCTTTTTAGTGCTGTTAACGGTTGGTTTTTTTGTGGCGATTTTGGAGATCGCGCTCTTTAGTTTTATTGGGCAGATCGTCGATATGATCGAGTTGGTCAACTCCCCCTCGGAGCTCTTTAGTGAATATAAAGGTACGCTTCTTTGGATGCTCTTTGTGATTGTGGTCGCGCGTCCTTTTGTCTCTCTTTGCCATAATTTAGTGATGAATCAGGCGCTCACCACCAATTTCACCTCGATGATTCGCTGGCAACAGCACCGGTATCTGTTAAAGCAGAGCGTCAATTTCTTTCACAGCAGTTTCGCCGGGGGCATTGCCAGCCGGATTATGAATACCGGGCAATCGATCCGTAGCTCTGTGTTGATGCTCACCGATTCGATGTGGCGCGTGATTATCTATGCGGGCACGACCGTGGTCCTTTTTATGAAGCTCAATCCTTGGCTTGCGCTCCCGATTGTGGTGTGGATTGGGGCGTACATTATGCTGATGCGTTATTTTCTGCCTAAAACCCGGGAACGCTCCCATCAATCGGCGCGGGCCCGTTCGAAACTAATGGGCTATGTGGTCGATAGTTATAGCAATATCGCAACGCTCAAACTCTTTTCTCACTCAAGCCGTGAAGAGGATCAGTCTCGCGAGGTGATGGCTCATCAAACTCGCATGGCGCTCAATTCTACAAGACTGATTACCGGGCTCGATTTTTCGCTTACAATTTTAAATAGCATCTTAATAGCAAGCACGGTGCTCCTTTCGCTCGTTTTGTGGAAAAATGCGCTCATTACCGCCGGCGCGATCGCCTTTACCTTAAGTTTAGTGATTCGCATTAACACGATGTCATCTTGGATTATGCGCGTGGTGAGCCATATTTTTGAAGATGTGGGCAGTGTGCAAGATGGGATTAAAGTGATGACTCATCCTCGGGAAATTATGGATTCTCCCGAGGCTAAACCTCTTGAAGTGACCGAGGGAGAGATCGATTTTAACCGCATCGATTTTCACTATCATGAAGGAAAACCGATCTATCAACAGCTCGATCTGCATATTAAACCGGGTGAAAAAGTGGCGCTTGTGGGGCCTTCGGGCGCGGGAAAAACGACGCTTATTAATCTTCTTTTGCGCCTTTATGATGTGAAAGCGGGAACGATTGAGATCGATGGCATGCCGATTACCGAGGTGACGCAAGATAGCCTCCGCAGTAATATTGGGGTAGTGACGCAAGATACGGCGCTGCTGCACCGTTCGGTGCGGGATAATCTG
The window above is part of the Ignatzschineria sp. RMDPL8A genome. Proteins encoded here:
- a CDS encoding ATP-dependent zinc protease; amino-acid sequence: MRLTPRLNRKITLLWTLLFLSVTASSLEAKTVEKEIYGRYETMSIVDFNGVNVSAKMDTGALTASLHAENIEFFTKNNDDWVRFTTRINEMELGPYEFPLHKVSRVKRRQEEKSPSKVKSAKRPVILLTLCLGNQQKEVEVNLANRSNLNYPLLIGSKALRSFKAIVDVSEKYTHPLQCNE
- a CDS encoding UUP1 family membrane protein, which gives rise to MKSLTRHLKILITLLLIVGLGTIYYEHKVLEIPMTEDTESELWTIDAKLSYQVPGNVGVTARFYVPDTFKNYELYTDSLVSSKEYGRVIEEDDLGNKIAHYSVRRAEGTETLYYRLSLASKMGVDETPFKYDARAGKVYQDKIALEGADKLAATALVEAIRSRSSNTATFISEAIVALTQTDNDQVKALLKGDDSPANRAKVLKVLLSQAHIPVQRVNTIQLIDSTNQKPEIWVRSYIESSKRDEASKKVVTQGKWVYFDLTSGKIGLPHDRIIWSIGDEPLLSVANGTKVKLEFNVDNKALSAITLASSTADKEGYLANSLYSLPVKMHHDYEVMIMIPFGVLVVLLVRNIIGFQTLGTFTPVLIALAFRETGLSYGIILFTVIVTLGLSLRSYLEHLKLQMLSRLSVVLTFVVILIGVLTIFSYKMGIESGLAISLFPMVILTMTIERLSITWEERGGGNAFKIAIGTLISASMAFALMGYRPLIYFVFTFPGILLVLVAFMLAMGRYRGYRLTELGRFSAMIRQEKEAEAKRLEAEKEHEEKA
- a CDS encoding alpha-L-glutamate ligase-like protein, whose amino-acid sequence is MFSMIKTWRALKARGVMGINQRNAEYVLQYNNRRYYPYVDDKIVTKERALIYEVNVPEMYGVISSESEIKYLPKIIGDRTEFVIKPAQGAGGDGILVIADKFDDYRYKTVSGRLITIDEIEYQISSILTGLYSLGGMRDRALIEYKVTSDPIFKSISYEGVPDIRIIVLMGYPVMAMLRLPTRQSGGKANLHQGAIGVGVDIATGTTLKGTWLNEIITRHPDTNNDVSGVALPDWDGFLELATGCYEISKLGYIGVDMVLDEEKGPLILEINARPGLNIQIANNAGLAARTYRVEKHLEELKAAGIEKESVKERVAFSKEWFDAKNTF
- a CDS encoding ABC transporter ATP-binding protein, which gives rise to MKLLDYFEALIQPFKNTDDVAPPTTLFQFYWFYMRQIKPLFLVLLTVGFFVAILEIALFSFIGQIVDMIELVNSPSELFSEYKGTLLWMLFVIVVARPFVSLCHNLVMNQALTTNFTSMIRWQQHRYLLKQSVNFFHSSFAGGIASRIMNTGQSIRSSVLMLTDSMWRVIIYAGTTVVLFMKLNPWLALPIVVWIGAYIMLMRYFLPKTRERSHQSARARSKLMGYVVDSYSNIATLKLFSHSSREEDQSREVMAHQTRMALNSTRLITGLDFSLTILNSILIASTVLLSLVLWKNALITAGAIAFTLSLVIRINTMSSWIMRVVSHIFEDVGSVQDGIKVMTHPREIMDSPEAKPLEVTEGEIDFNRIDFHYHEGKPIYQQLDLHIKPGEKVALVGPSGAGKTTLINLLLRLYDVKAGTIEIDGMPITEVTQDSLRSNIGVVTQDTALLHRSVRDNLLYGNPEATDAMIEAALKRTKADQFVYDLIDQHGRTGLDALVGENGVKLSGGQRQRIAIARVLLKNAPILILDEATSALDSESEAVIQEHLETLMEGKTVIAIAHRLSTIAKMDRLVVIDHGKVVETGTHDELIDAKGLYESLWSLQMMGRRRDS